From a single Adhaeribacter swui genomic region:
- a CDS encoding porin family protein: protein MKKISVLLFCLVALFTFSQAQAQTPVKNKYLNAGIGLAAYTAGGVPIGASLEVDYKNNISIGGFVDYARYGYKAAGYRWNYNFLYFGARGSYHLGELMKDLDINDSKFDPYVGASLGVRTAWYSDNDEYDNDFNSPYNSGLFLGIHVGSRYMFSEKLGGFAEVGYGVSALRLGITAKF, encoded by the coding sequence ATGAAAAAAATCTCCGTACTCCTGTTCTGTTTAGTAGCATTATTTACTTTCTCGCAAGCCCAGGCGCAAACGCCCGTTAAAAATAAATACCTGAACGCCGGTATTGGTTTGGCGGCTTATACCGCAGGTGGCGTACCCATTGGCGCTTCGTTGGAAGTAGATTACAAAAACAACATCTCGATTGGTGGCTTTGTGGATTATGCCCGCTACGGCTACAAAGCGGCCGGTTACCGCTGGAACTATAACTTTCTTTATTTTGGTGCCCGGGGCTCTTACCACTTAGGCGAATTAATGAAAGATTTAGACATTAACGACAGCAAATTTGACCCGTACGTAGGCGCTTCGTTAGGGGTAAGAACAGCTTGGTACAGCGATAACGACGAGTACGATAATGATTTTAATAGCCCTTACAACAGTGGCTTATTTTTAGGTATTCACGTGGGTAGCCGCTACATGTTCTCCGAAAAATTAGGCGGTTTTGCCGAAGTAGGTTACGGCGTATCGGCTTTACGTTTGGGAATTACCGCCAAGTTCTAA
- a CDS encoding FAD-dependent oxidoreductase, producing MNRRNFLQYVTLGSSVVLTSSGLVLPAKTKANLLAARELRADVVIAGGGLGGCAAALAALRNGLSVILTEETDWIGGQLTQQGVPPDEHPWIETHGATQLYRDFRTAIREYYQQHYPLTTEAKSQKFLNPGEGSVSRLAHEPRVALAALYQLFAPYLSNQKLTLLLEHKISRAEVSQHKVKALQAQNLRENRELTLIAPYFVDATELGDLLPLTKTEFVTGTESRRETRELHAPEKANPENQQAFTMCLAMDYVPNSNNLIDKPAEYNFWRNFQPEMHSPWSGRLLDLNYSDPKTLKPKALGFHPEGIATGQMLNLWNYRRIIFKNNFVPGTYAGDSSILNWPQNDYFLGNLIGGTSADFDKQVQRAKQLSLSLFYWLQTEAPRPDGGQGWPGLRLRGDLLGTSDGLAKYPYIRESRRIKALFTVLEEHVGAENRALVTGQKENKLAANFYDSVGIGYYHIDLHPSSQGDNYIDFASLPFQIPLGALLPQRMENLLPANKNIGTTHITNGCYRLHPVEWSIGEAVGMLTAFALQKKVIPRAVREKLNLLQEFQKTIRSQGIETHWPKS from the coding sequence ATGAACCGGCGTAATTTTTTGCAATATGTAACTCTAGGCAGTAGCGTAGTTTTAACCAGTAGCGGATTAGTATTACCTGCTAAAACAAAGGCTAACCTTTTAGCTGCGCGGGAACTGAGGGCCGATGTAGTAATTGCTGGCGGCGGCTTAGGCGGTTGTGCAGCGGCCTTAGCTGCTTTACGCAATGGCTTAAGCGTAATTTTAACTGAAGAAACCGATTGGATTGGCGGGCAGCTAACCCAGCAAGGCGTACCTCCGGATGAGCACCCCTGGATTGAAACCCACGGGGCCACCCAACTTTACCGCGATTTCCGGACGGCTATCCGGGAGTATTACCAACAACATTACCCCTTAACCACCGAAGCTAAATCACAAAAATTCTTAAATCCCGGCGAAGGTTCCGTATCGCGGTTGGCGCATGAGCCCCGGGTAGCTTTAGCGGCTTTGTATCAGCTTTTTGCCCCATACCTAAGCAATCAAAAACTAACTCTGTTGTTAGAGCATAAAATCAGTAGGGCCGAAGTAAGCCAGCATAAAGTAAAAGCTTTGCAAGCGCAGAATTTACGGGAAAACCGCGAGCTAACGTTAATAGCGCCTTATTTTGTAGATGCTACCGAGTTGGGTGATCTGCTGCCTTTAACCAAAACAGAATTCGTTACGGGCACCGAATCACGGAGGGAAACCCGGGAACTGCACGCCCCGGAAAAAGCTAATCCGGAGAACCAGCAAGCTTTTACCATGTGCCTGGCCATGGATTATGTTCCCAATTCTAACAACCTGATAGATAAACCCGCCGAATACAACTTCTGGCGCAACTTCCAGCCCGAGATGCATTCGCCTTGGAGTGGCCGTTTGCTGGATTTAAATTATTCCGATCCGAAAACTTTAAAGCCCAAAGCTTTGGGCTTTCACCCGGAAGGAATTGCTACCGGCCAAATGCTTAATTTATGGAACTACCGGCGCATTATTTTTAAAAATAACTTTGTTCCGGGTACGTATGCCGGCGATAGCAGCATCTTAAACTGGCCCCAAAACGATTATTTTCTGGGTAACCTGATAGGTGGCACTTCCGCAGATTTTGATAAACAAGTGCAACGAGCCAAACAATTAAGTTTGTCGCTTTTTTACTGGCTGCAAACCGAAGCTCCCCGCCCGGACGGCGGGCAAGGCTGGCCGGGCTTACGGCTGCGCGGTGATTTATTGGGCACTTCGGATGGTTTAGCTAAGTACCCGTACATTCGGGAATCGCGGCGCATTAAAGCGCTGTTTACCGTGCTGGAAGAACACGTGGGTGCCGAAAACCGCGCTTTAGTCACCGGCCAAAAAGAAAATAAACTTGCCGCCAATTTTTACGACAGCGTTGGTATTGGCTATTACCACATTGATTTGCACCCCAGCAGCCAGGGCGATAACTACATCGATTTTGCTTCCTTGCCTTTTCAAATTCCCTTGGGCGCCTTGTTGCCCCAACGCATGGAAAACCTGTTGCCCGCCAACAAAAATATCGGTACCACGCATATTACCAATGGCTGTTACCGGCTGCACCCGGTAGAGTGGAGTATTGGCGAAGCCGTAGGCATGTTAACGGCTTTTGCTTTACAAAAAAAAGTGATTCCCCGCGCTGTTCGCGAAAAACTCAACTTACTGCAGGAGTTTCAAAAAACAATTCGCTCGCAAGGCATCGAAACACACTGGCCAAAATCGTAA
- a CDS encoding gluconate 2-dehydrogenase subunit 3 family protein: protein MDRRESLKFLAIGSLGASALIVGCDKDKKTDEVSTENVKDEAKNDLYGRTPEEKERDAKLMKEQFFTKEEMATITILSDIIIPADDRSGSASDAKVPEFIEFMAKDQPSYQTPLRGGLRWLDIKSNKMFEKPFRDASKEQQIQLVDLIAYPDKAAKENAQGVAFFNQMRNLTATGFFSSKIGIEDIEYKGNQPNAWDGVPEDVLKQYGLEYDKKTLDECLKNEDRGKMMTWDA from the coding sequence ATGGACAGAAGAGAATCCCTGAAATTTTTGGCGATTGGTTCGTTAGGAGCCAGTGCCTTAATAGTAGGTTGCGATAAAGATAAAAAAACCGATGAGGTAAGTACCGAAAACGTAAAAGACGAAGCGAAAAATGATCTATACGGCCGCACGCCGGAAGAAAAAGAACGCGACGCCAAGCTCATGAAAGAGCAATTCTTCACGAAAGAAGAAATGGCCACCATAACCATACTGAGCGATATTATCATTCCGGCCGACGACCGGTCGGGGAGCGCTTCGGATGCGAAAGTGCCGGAGTTTATCGAGTTTATGGCCAAAGACCAACCCAGCTACCAAACACCTTTGCGCGGCGGCTTGCGTTGGCTGGACATCAAATCAAATAAAATGTTCGAAAAGCCTTTCCGCGATGCCAGTAAAGAGCAGCAAATTCAATTAGTTGATTTAATTGCTTATCCGGATAAAGCAGCTAAAGAAAATGCGCAAGGTGTAGCCTTCTTTAATCAAATGCGTAACCTTACCGCTACCGGCTTTTTCTCCAGCAAAATCGGCATCGAAGATATTGAATACAAAGGCAATCAACCCAACGCTTGGGATGGCGTACCGGAAGACGTGCTGAAGCAATACGGTTTAGAGTACGATAAAAAGACTTTAGACGAGTGCTTGAAAAATGAAGACCGGGGTAAAATGATGACCTGGGACGCTTAA
- a CDS encoding GMC family oxidoreductase, whose translation MAFQIKKKGVVYDVVIVGSGAGGGMAAKTLTEAGLKVALLEAGPDYDPANPEQQTQLKWPYQSPRRGAGTTRAFGDFDGAYGGWEIDGEPYTREGNTEFDWFRSRMIGGRTNHWGRISLRFGPHDFKRGSIDGLGDDWPISYDDLKPYYDRVDKMVGVFGTNEGLPNDPDGFFLPPPKPRLHELMIKKAANSVGIPVIPSRLSMLTRPVNKDRGSCFFCSQCGRGCSVHADFAASTVLVKPARKTGNVDLYVNAMAREVLTDKNGQATGVLYTDKTDMQEYQVNGKIVILAASACESARLLLNSKSAAHPNGLANSSGVVGKYLHDSTGASRSAFIPKLMDRKRYNEDGVGGAHLYIPWWLEGNKKINFSRGYHIELGGGLGMPSYGFGFGMENMNGKYPTKDGKMKAAGGYGASLKDDYRRFYGSNVGFAGRGESVPREYNKCEIDPNVVDKYGIPVLKFTYKWTDQEINQAKHMQDTFEEIIHAMGGVANGKKPGADEQYGLAAPGRIIHEVGTTRMGNNPSKSVLNKNCQAHEVKNLFVVDGGPFVSQADKNPTWTILALSMRASEFIVDQLKKQNI comes from the coding sequence ATGGCATTTCAAATAAAAAAGAAAGGCGTAGTATACGATGTAGTAATTGTAGGTTCGGGAGCGGGCGGCGGCATGGCGGCTAAAACGCTTACCGAGGCAGGTCTTAAAGTAGCTTTGCTGGAGGCCGGTCCGGATTACGACCCGGCTAATCCGGAGCAGCAAACGCAATTAAAGTGGCCGTACCAGTCGCCCCGGCGTGGAGCCGGTACTACCCGGGCTTTCGGCGATTTTGATGGTGCTTATGGGGGCTGGGAAATTGATGGGGAACCATATACCCGCGAAGGCAATACCGAGTTTGACTGGTTCCGGTCGCGGATGATCGGGGGTCGGACAAACCACTGGGGCCGGATATCTTTACGTTTCGGACCGCACGATTTTAAGCGGGGCAGCATTGATGGTTTAGGCGACGACTGGCCGATTAGCTACGATGATTTAAAACCGTACTACGACCGGGTAGATAAAATGGTAGGGGTATTTGGTACCAACGAAGGCTTACCGAACGATCCGGATGGTTTCTTTTTGCCGCCGCCCAAGCCGCGTTTGCACGAGTTAATGATTAAAAAAGCGGCGAATAGCGTTGGCATTCCGGTTATCCCATCGCGTTTATCAATGTTAACCCGGCCGGTTAATAAAGACCGGGGTTCTTGTTTCTTCTGTTCGCAGTGCGGCCGGGGTTGCTCCGTTCACGCCGACTTTGCGGCTTCTACGGTATTAGTAAAACCTGCCCGGAAAACCGGTAACGTAGATTTATACGTGAACGCCATGGCCCGCGAAGTTTTAACCGATAAAAACGGCCAGGCTACCGGGGTGTTATACACCGACAAAACCGATATGCAGGAGTACCAGGTAAACGGTAAAATAGTAATATTAGCGGCCAGTGCCTGCGAATCGGCTCGCCTTTTATTAAATTCTAAATCGGCCGCCCATCCGAACGGATTAGCTAACTCCAGCGGCGTAGTAGGTAAATACCTGCATGATTCCACCGGAGCTTCGCGCAGCGCCTTTATTCCTAAATTAATGGACCGCAAACGTTATAACGAAGATGGCGTTGGTGGAGCCCACTTATATATTCCATGGTGGCTCGAAGGCAATAAAAAAATCAACTTCTCGCGTGGTTACCACATTGAGCTGGGCGGTGGTTTAGGTATGCCATCTTACGGATTTGGTTTTGGTATGGAAAACATGAACGGCAAGTACCCCACCAAAGACGGAAAAATGAAAGCTGCCGGTGGATATGGCGCTTCTTTAAAAGACGATTATCGTCGTTTTTACGGTTCTAACGTTGGTTTTGCTGGCCGCGGCGAAAGTGTGCCCCGTGAATACAATAAGTGCGAAATCGACCCGAACGTGGTAGATAAGTATGGTATTCCGGTATTAAAGTTTACTTACAAATGGACCGACCAGGAAATTAACCAGGCCAAACACATGCAGGATACTTTCGAAGAAATTATTCATGCCATGGGCGGGGTAGCTAATGGTAAAAAACCAGGCGCCGATGAGCAATACGGTTTAGCGGCTCCGGGCCGGATTATTCACGAAGTAGGAACCACCCGTATGGGAAATAACCCGAGCAAATCGGTGCTTAACAAAAACTGCCAGGCCCACGAAGTGAAAAACCTGTTTGTGGTTGATGGCGGACCATTTGTATCACAAGCCGATAAAAACCCAACCTGGACGATCTTGGCTTTATCGATGCGGGCCTCTGAGTTTATTGTGGATCAACTTAAAAAGCAAAATATCTAA